In a single window of the Paenibacillus sp. MMS20-IR301 genome:
- a CDS encoding aldehyde reductase, producing the protein MPDNNNPLVLVTGGSGFIAVHIILKLLEQGYLVRTTLRTMSRQDEVKGMLRSGGVHQLEGLSFIEADLSSDTNWEAAAEGADYVIHVASPTPNKVYKHEDEMIRPAREGVLRVLRAARDAGVKRVVLTSAFGAIGVGHKHHKGPYTEKDWSNTDADIHPYQKSKTIAEKAAWEFIRREGNRLELATVNPVGVMGPILGNDYSHSNGSVRQMLESNQKYVPKIYSDYVDVRDVADLHILAMLRPEANGERFIASSAENLSMLDIAAILRKHLGEDAKNVPKAEFPNFIVRAIAVVNPKLRMVASLLGQDMSTSNQKARQLLGWTPRPAEEAIAATGKSMIDIIKGPSV; encoded by the coding sequence ATGCCGGATAATAATAATCCTCTAGTGCTTGTGACCGGAGGTTCAGGATTTATCGCTGTTCATATCATATTGAAGCTGCTTGAGCAAGGCTATCTGGTGCGGACAACGCTGCGTACAATGAGCAGACAGGATGAAGTAAAGGGCATGTTACGTTCTGGCGGGGTTCATCAGCTCGAAGGCTTGTCTTTTATTGAAGCTGACTTATCCTCTGATACTAACTGGGAGGCAGCTGCTGAAGGAGCGGATTATGTAATTCATGTCGCCTCTCCAACACCCAATAAAGTATATAAACATGAGGATGAAATGATCAGGCCCGCACGTGAAGGCGTTCTGCGGGTGTTAAGGGCGGCTCGTGATGCAGGGGTCAAACGTGTTGTGCTAACCTCCGCCTTCGGAGCGATTGGTGTGGGGCATAAGCATCATAAGGGGCCCTATACGGAGAAAGACTGGTCCAATACTGACGCTGACATTCATCCTTATCAGAAATCTAAAACCATCGCCGAGAAAGCTGCCTGGGAGTTCATCCGCCGGGAAGGAAACAGGTTAGAGCTGGCAACCGTAAATCCTGTCGGTGTAATGGGACCAATCCTCGGTAATGATTATTCCCATTCTAACGGCAGTGTCCGCCAGATGCTGGAGAGCAATCAAAAGTATGTCCCGAAAATCTACTCTGATTATGTCGATGTCCGGGATGTGGCGGATTTGCATATTTTAGCTATGCTGCGGCCTGAAGCAAACGGAGAGCGGTTTATAGCATCGAGTGCGGAGAATCTTTCCATGTTAGATATTGCCGCTATTCTAAGGAAACATTTAGGGGAAGACGCGAAAAATGTACCCAAAGCCGAATTTCCCAATTTTATTGTTCGTGCCATAGCGGTTGTTAATCCCAAGCTAAGAATGGTTGCCTCACTCCTGGGACAGGATATGTCAACGAGTAATCAAAAGGCCAGGCAATTGCTTGGCTGGACTCCGCGTCCGGCAGAAGAGGCCATTGCTGCAACAGGGAAGAGCATGATAGATATTATTAAAGGGCCCTCCGTTTAG
- a CDS encoding serine hydrolase — protein sequence MKLIREVPEKHGLSSQALSRFFTAVREQGLEVNSFMLLQQGQVTAEFIRKPYRPGTPQLLYSLSKSFTSIAAGIAWDEGLLKLDDPVISFFPDKLPEAVSPHLARMTVHHLLSMNAGHEEDIYPAVVREQDWVSAFLAQKVEHEPGSRYRYSTPSTYMVAAIIERVSGEPLVRYLMPRLFGPLGIPEPSWESCPQGITAGGMGLSLSTESIAKFGQMLLQQGMYNGQRIVSAEYLAKAVQEQSDNRAGVQGRIDSAQGYGYQFHLCRRGCYRGDGSFGQLCLVAPEQHMVIAVTAGFKSMSRLQSLLDLIFEYIMDALDTDSLPEEPGHHASLLKQLTEWGASGLPAAQLSLPEKWPAAARSSRYRISGNPHGLQSIAFSPNQTLLELHMVYGDERDQTLPFDYTKPSAAEGVFYKDLALHRQQIITCAAIPAGDTLKLTLYYIETPYIVTYTIKFQEESLEFSFSINVSLNIPEFTAAGRQIC from the coding sequence TTGAAACTGATTAGAGAGGTCCCGGAGAAGCACGGGTTATCTTCACAGGCATTGAGCCGCTTCTTTACAGCGGTCAGGGAGCAGGGGCTCGAGGTGAACAGCTTCATGCTGCTGCAGCAGGGGCAGGTCACTGCAGAGTTTATCCGGAAGCCGTACCGCCCGGGCACGCCGCAGCTGCTCTATTCGCTTAGCAAAAGCTTCACCTCCATAGCGGCAGGAATCGCCTGGGACGAGGGGCTGCTGAAGCTGGATGATCCGGTAATCTCCTTCTTTCCGGACAAGCTGCCGGAGGCGGTATCGCCGCACCTGGCCCGTATGACGGTACACCATCTGCTCTCGATGAATGCCGGCCATGAAGAGGATATTTATCCGGCAGTGGTCCGGGAGCAGGACTGGGTCAGCGCTTTTCTCGCCCAAAAGGTAGAACATGAACCAGGCAGCCGCTACCGGTACAGCACCCCGTCGACTTATATGGTTGCGGCCATCATCGAGCGGGTGAGCGGCGAGCCGTTAGTCCGGTACCTGATGCCGCGCCTGTTCGGGCCGCTCGGCATTCCGGAGCCATCGTGGGAGAGTTGCCCGCAGGGTATTACGGCCGGCGGGATGGGCCTCAGCCTGTCTACAGAAAGTATAGCCAAGTTCGGACAGATGCTGCTGCAGCAAGGTATGTATAACGGGCAGAGGATCGTATCCGCGGAGTACCTTGCAAAGGCGGTACAGGAGCAGAGTGATAACCGGGCCGGGGTGCAGGGGCGGATCGATTCCGCGCAGGGCTATGGCTACCAGTTCCATCTCTGCCGGAGAGGCTGTTACCGGGGCGACGGCTCTTTTGGCCAGCTCTGCCTGGTTGCGCCGGAGCAGCATATGGTCATAGCCGTCACTGCCGGCTTCAAGAGCATGAGCCGCTTGCAGAGCCTGCTGGATCTGATTTTTGAATATATTATGGATGCGCTTGACACGGACAGTCTGCCTGAGGAACCCGGGCATCATGCCAGTCTGCTGAAGCAATTAACGGAATGGGGGGCTTCCGGCTTGCCGGCGGCGCAGCTGTCCTTGCCGGAGAAGTGGCCTGCGGCTGCCCGCAGCAGCCGTTACCGGATCAGCGGGAATCCGCACGGGCTGCAGAGCATTGCTTTTTCCCCGAATCAAACGCTCTTGGAGCTTCATATGGTATACGGGGATGAGCGGGATCAGACCCTGCCCTTTGACTATACGAAGCCGAGCGCAGCAGAAGGCGTATTCTATAAGGATCTTGCGCTGCACCGCCAGCAGATCATCACCTGTGCCGCTATACCGGCCGGCGATACGCTTAAGCTTACGCTATATTATATTGAAACTCCCTATATCGTCACTTACACCATAAAATTTCAGGAGGAAAGCCTGGAATTCAGCTTCAGCATTAACGTTTCGCTCAATATTCCGGAGTTTACGGCTGCGGGCAGGCAGATATGTTAA
- a CDS encoding aldo/keto reductase: MSQLNAPFTGGPTLNDGVTMPWLGLGVWQTKDGEEVIHAVKSAVETGYRSIDTAAGYNNEEGVGQAIRECGVPREELFITTKVRNPDQGYESTLKAFEVSRKKLGLEQIDLYLVHWPVAGKYKETWKALIHLQKEGLVKSIGVSNFQIHHLQDIIEDSGVVPVVDQVEFHPLLTQRELLKYAREHDIQLEAWSPLMQGNLDVPLLKELAERYGKTVAQIVLRWDLQQGVITIPKSVHTERIIENAGFFDFTLSDEDVQAIEDLNQNRRFGPDPDNFNF; this comes from the coding sequence ATGAGTCAATTAAACGCACCATTTACAGGCGGGCCTACCTTGAATGACGGAGTGACCATGCCGTGGCTGGGCCTTGGCGTCTGGCAGACCAAGGACGGTGAAGAGGTCATTCATGCCGTGAAATCTGCCGTGGAGACCGGTTACCGCAGTATTGATACAGCCGCCGGCTACAACAACGAAGAAGGGGTCGGACAAGCAATCCGTGAATGCGGAGTGCCCCGGGAAGAACTGTTTATTACTACCAAGGTACGCAATCCGGATCAAGGCTACGAATCCACGCTGAAGGCGTTTGAAGTCAGCCGGAAGAAGCTGGGGCTGGAACAGATTGACCTGTATCTCGTTCACTGGCCGGTTGCCGGGAAGTATAAAGAGACCTGGAAAGCGCTGATCCATCTGCAAAAGGAAGGGCTGGTCAAGTCCATTGGCGTCAGCAACTTCCAGATCCATCACCTGCAGGACATTATTGAGGATAGCGGAGTGGTGCCGGTGGTGGATCAGGTGGAATTCCATCCGCTGCTGACTCAGCGCGAACTGCTGAAGTATGCGCGGGAGCATGATATTCAGCTCGAAGCCTGGAGCCCGCTGATGCAGGGCAACCTGGATGTGCCGCTGCTGAAGGAGCTGGCTGAGCGGTACGGCAAGACCGTAGCGCAAATTGTGCTCCGCTGGGATCTGCAGCAGGGTGTAATTACGATTCCGAAATCTGTGCATACTGAGCGGATCATTGAGAATGCCGGCTTCTTTGATTTCACGCTGAGCGATGAGGATGTTCAGGCGATCGAGGACCTTAATCAGAACCGCCGCTTCGGCCCGGACCCGGATAATTTCAACTTTTGA
- a CDS encoding SPFH domain-containing protein produces MELAIIGIIVAVVVVFIALTIKIVPQQRVGVVERLGKFNRLLTPGLNILIPVIDQVRVYHDLRIQQANVPPQTVITKDNVQVQIDTIIFYQVVGPEEATYGISDYVYGVRNISTATMRQIIGKLELDETLSGREKISSDIRLALDEATEKWGVRIERVEVIDIKPPLDIQEAMDKQMKAERSKRAIVLEAEAAKQDMILRAEGDKQSKILKAEGDKEARIRQAEGLRQAQELEALGEAKAIEAVAEAEKQRIALIASAGLDERVLAYQSFEALTNISKGPANKVFLPTSAVETLGSLGAIAEVFKASKDGK; encoded by the coding sequence ATGGAATTAGCTATTATCGGAATTATTGTTGCTGTAGTCGTAGTATTCATCGCACTTACGATCAAGATTGTCCCGCAGCAAAGAGTTGGCGTGGTGGAACGCCTTGGTAAATTCAACCGCCTGCTGACACCGGGCCTGAACATTCTGATTCCGGTCATCGATCAGGTGCGGGTCTATCATGACCTGCGGATTCAACAGGCCAATGTGCCTCCACAGACAGTAATTACGAAGGATAACGTGCAGGTGCAGATCGACACGATTATCTTCTATCAGGTAGTAGGACCGGAAGAAGCGACTTACGGCATTTCCGATTATGTGTATGGGGTACGCAATATCTCCACCGCCACCATGCGGCAGATTATCGGTAAGCTGGAACTGGATGAGACCTTGTCCGGCCGGGAAAAAATCTCCTCCGATATCCGTCTCGCGCTGGATGAAGCGACTGAGAAGTGGGGCGTGCGGATTGAGCGCGTTGAGGTCATCGACATCAAGCCGCCGCTCGATATCCAGGAAGCCATGGACAAACAGATGAAAGCGGAACGCAGCAAGCGTGCGATCGTCCTCGAAGCGGAAGCTGCCAAGCAGGATATGATCCTCCGTGCTGAAGGGGATAAGCAGAGTAAGATCCTGAAGGCTGAAGGGGATAAGGAAGCACGTATCCGTCAGGCGGAAGGTCTCCGCCAGGCGCAGGAGCTGGAAGCGCTTGGTGAAGCCAAAGCGATTGAAGCAGTCGCAGAAGCTGAGAAGCAGCGGATTGCCTTGATTGCAAGTGCGGGTCTGGATGAAAGAGTACTGGCTTATCAGTCCTTCGAAGCATTGACCAATATCTCCAAGGGACCGGCAAACAAAGTGTTCCTGCCGACCAGTGCTGTTGAAACACTGGGAAGCCTGGGAGCGATTGCTGAAGTGTTCAAAGCGAGCAAGGACGGCAAATAA
- a CDS encoding TVP38/TMEM64 family protein: MTKGNLRSKMNLLTVLGLLGCLIFIAYGLQTRIFYSESALQQFLARFGPWAPILFIVFQAVQVIVPILPGGIGCLAGVLIFGPLLGFAYNYIGICLGSICAFLIAKRYGTPIVRSMFPPKLYRKYVAWTETNNNFDKMFTIAIFLPVAPDDFLCYLAGTTKMTLQKFTAVILFGKPMAIALYSFGLSLVFQNIVALLQR; this comes from the coding sequence ATGACAAAAGGAAATTTGCGCAGCAAGATGAATCTGCTGACGGTGCTTGGTCTGCTGGGTTGTCTGATTTTTATTGCTTACGGTTTGCAGACACGGATCTTTTATTCGGAATCTGCACTGCAGCAGTTTCTTGCCCGGTTTGGCCCCTGGGCACCGATCCTGTTTATAGTGTTCCAGGCGGTGCAAGTGATCGTGCCCATTCTTCCCGGCGGCATCGGCTGTCTTGCCGGTGTGCTGATCTTCGGCCCCCTGCTGGGCTTCGCTTATAACTATATCGGTATCTGCCTGGGGTCAATCTGCGCTTTTCTCATAGCCAAGAGATACGGTACACCGATTGTCAGGAGCATGTTTCCCCCGAAGCTATACCGGAAATATGTGGCCTGGACGGAGACCAATAATAACTTCGACAAAATGTTCACCATAGCCATCTTCCTGCCCGTGGCACCGGATGATTTCTTGTGTTATCTGGCAGGAACCACCAAGATGACTCTGCAAAAATTCACGGCAGTGATCCTGTTCGGGAAACCAATGGCTATTGCGCTGTACAGCTTCGGGCTGAGTCTGGTATTCCAGAACATTGTGGCGCTGCTGCAGCGATGA
- a CDS encoding TetR/AcrR family transcriptional regulator encodes MAATEHAQSIKKDTREWISLALLELLQTKQLSKLTISEVVKKAGVSRMAFYRNYESLEQVLKEYYEPKFADIFNKIAHQQSHEQKVADLTNFFLALSGDFHLAFESEYKELFYQIFKSHITQFYDELIPFPDWTGPKRSYWIDFMSAGVFEIWVMWIKNGQKESLEEISALIRFFHK; translated from the coding sequence ATGGCAGCAACTGAACATGCCCAAAGCATAAAAAAAGATACAAGAGAATGGATTTCTTTGGCCCTGCTGGAGCTGCTGCAGACAAAGCAATTATCCAAATTAACCATTTCAGAGGTCGTCAAAAAAGCAGGCGTCAGCCGGATGGCCTTCTACAGAAATTACGAAAGCCTCGAACAGGTATTGAAGGAATATTACGAACCCAAATTTGCAGATATATTTAATAAAATTGCCCATCAGCAGAGCCACGAACAGAAGGTGGCTGATTTGACGAATTTTTTCCTTGCCTTATCGGGTGATTTTCATCTGGCCTTTGAAAGTGAATATAAAGAGCTGTTCTATCAGATTTTCAAGTCGCATATTACGCAATTTTATGATGAGCTCATTCCTTTCCCGGACTGGACGGGCCCGAAACGCAGCTATTGGATTGACTTTATGAGTGCGGGGGTCTTTGAAATTTGGGTGATGTGGATCAAAAATGGACAGAAGGAAAGCCTGGAAGAGATCTCGGCGCTCATCCGGTTTTTTCATAAATAA
- a CDS encoding NfeD family protein, whose translation MEIWALWLIAAGVLFVVEMFTNTFYLLWLSIGALAAGVVALLLPDVLLLQVVVGSLVALALTVLSKPLVAKFRNSRGFKDTGTDIVGRQGLVVEPIEPGRYGQVKVGGDTWSATSLQALGKDQQVRVIRRGTTIIEVERWGETY comes from the coding sequence ATGGAAATTTGGGCACTTTGGCTGATTGCCGCTGGCGTTTTGTTCGTGGTGGAAATGTTTACGAATACATTTTATTTGTTATGGCTCAGTATCGGTGCTTTGGCGGCCGGTGTAGTTGCACTGTTGCTGCCTGATGTATTGTTGCTGCAGGTTGTAGTGGGTTCACTGGTGGCTTTGGCGCTGACGGTATTATCCAAACCGCTGGTAGCGAAATTCCGTAATTCCCGGGGTTTCAAGGATACGGGGACGGATATTGTCGGCAGACAGGGGCTGGTGGTGGAACCGATTGAGCCTGGCCGTTACGGGCAGGTTAAGGTAGGCGGTGATACCTGGAGCGCAACCTCGCTGCAGGCGCTGGGCAAGGATCAGCAGGTTAGGGTAATCCGTAGGGGCACCACAATCATTGAAGTAGAACGATGGGGGGAAACGTATTAA
- a CDS encoding glycosyltransferase family 4 protein produces the protein MRILITTDWYEPVVNGVVTSVVNLRRELLQLGHEVRVLTLSGNGVSFYKDGVTYIGSLGAGVIYPGARIRTALASKYIDELLEWKPDIIHSQCEFSTFFMARRIGKKLGIPIIHTYHTVYADYTHYFLLNEKWGRSLVAAFSRNILNKTQGVIAPTGKVADLLSGYGVTQDIKVVPTGIDLCRFGLPVQQAERASAKQKLNIPETDTVLLFVGRLAQEKNLEEIIEFLAKMNNTAVTLLIVGDGPNRASLEQLARTLKVAHKIVFAGMVPPKEVAEYYRMGDIFVSASQSETQGLTYVEALASGLPALCRKDPCLDQVIIDGVNGWQYTSFEQFHAQFTAIIQNGEDYRELSAGARAHAVSNYSSAAFAARIEETYIKTIAEMQGMPEGHYVMSPVR, from the coding sequence ATGAGAATCCTTATAACGACTGATTGGTATGAGCCTGTTGTAAATGGAGTTGTAACCTCCGTAGTGAATCTGCGCAGAGAGCTGCTGCAGCTGGGGCATGAGGTGCGTGTGCTGACCCTGTCCGGGAACGGAGTATCCTTTTACAAGGACGGAGTTACTTACATCGGCTCGCTCGGCGCCGGAGTCATCTATCCGGGAGCGCGGATCAGAACCGCTCTGGCAAGCAAGTATATCGATGAGCTGCTGGAGTGGAAGCCGGATATTATTCACTCCCAGTGTGAATTCAGTACTTTTTTTATGGCACGGCGTATCGGCAAAAAACTCGGCATCCCCATCATCCATACCTACCACACCGTGTACGCGGATTATACGCATTATTTCCTCCTGAATGAGAAATGGGGCAGATCGCTGGTTGCGGCATTCTCCAGAAACATCCTGAACAAAACCCAGGGAGTCATTGCCCCGACCGGGAAGGTTGCCGACCTGCTCAGCGGTTATGGGGTTACCCAGGACATCAAAGTGGTGCCTACAGGCATAGACCTCTGCCGGTTCGGCTTGCCTGTGCAGCAGGCGGAGCGGGCCTCAGCCAAGCAAAAGCTTAATATTCCAGAGACTGATACGGTGCTGCTGTTTGTCGGCAGGCTGGCGCAGGAGAAGAATCTGGAAGAAATTATTGAGTTTTTGGCCAAAATGAATAATACAGCCGTCACGCTGCTGATTGTGGGAGATGGACCGAACCGCGCAAGCCTGGAGCAGCTGGCCCGGACGCTGAAGGTGGCGCATAAGATAGTGTTTGCGGGAATGGTCCCGCCGAAGGAAGTGGCGGAATACTACCGCATGGGCGATATTTTTGTAAGTGCCTCACAAAGCGAGACCCAAGGGCTGACTTACGTAGAGGCTTTGGCGAGCGGGCTGCCGGCACTATGCAGGAAGGACCCGTGTCTTGATCAGGTGATCATTGATGGGGTGAACGGCTGGCAGTATACGTCCTTTGAACAGTTTCATGCCCAGTTCACGGCAATTATCCAGAACGGAGAAGATTACCGGGAGCTGTCGGCGGGGGCCAGGGCTCATGCTGTCAGCAATTATTCCTCTGCCGCTTTTGCGGCCCGGATTGAGGAAACCTACATCAAGACAATCGCAGAAATGCAGGGAATGCCGGAGGGGCATTATGTAATGTCGCCGGTTCGATAA
- the tnpB gene encoding IS200/IS605 family element RNA-guided endonuclease TnpB: protein MLKAFKFRLYPSAPQADFLVRSFGCVRKVYNLMLNDRIEAYKKHQETGEPIKLPTPAQYKKEYPFLKEVDSLALCNAQLHLKAAYNHFFRHPSSGFPKWKSRKHPVQSYTTNNQNGTIAIVAGRYLKLPKMEPVRIKLHRQLQGQIKSATISRTATGKYFVSILCETKVEAKALTGSVIGMDLGVTSFAAFSDGTKVQNPKHLMKTADRLSKAQRKLSRRALQAQKEGRLLAGSRNYQKQRILVAKLHEKIANQRNDFQNKLSTELVNNHDVICVETLNVTGLVRNHRIARSLHDVAWSAFLSKLTYKAEWYGKQVIRVGRWFPSSQLCSTCGHREGKKELHIREWSCPSCGTTHDRDVNASRNIRTEGLRLLNGTA, encoded by the coding sequence GTGCTCAAAGCTTTCAAATTTCGGTTATATCCAAGTGCTCCGCAGGCTGATTTCTTGGTGAGAAGCTTCGGCTGTGTGCGTAAAGTCTACAACCTCATGCTGAATGATCGCATCGAAGCCTACAAAAAACACCAGGAAACCGGTGAACCCATCAAGCTTCCTACACCCGCCCAATACAAAAAAGAATATCCTTTTCTTAAAGAAGTCGACAGCTTGGCCCTATGCAATGCCCAGCTTCATCTGAAGGCCGCCTATAACCACTTTTTCAGACATCCTTCCTCCGGTTTTCCAAAGTGGAAATCCCGTAAACATCCGGTCCAGTCCTACACCACAAACAATCAGAATGGAACCATCGCGATTGTGGCAGGACGTTATTTGAAACTGCCCAAGATGGAACCTGTGCGGATCAAGCTGCATCGGCAGCTTCAGGGCCAGATCAAATCGGCCACCATCTCCCGTACGGCTACCGGTAAGTATTTTGTGTCCATTCTGTGCGAAACGAAGGTGGAAGCGAAGGCATTAACCGGCTCGGTCATCGGGATGGATCTCGGGGTCACTTCGTTTGCCGCCTTCTCCGATGGAACGAAAGTCCAAAATCCGAAGCATCTGATGAAAACTGCAGACCGGCTCTCCAAGGCCCAGCGTAAATTGTCGCGCCGAGCGCTGCAGGCCCAGAAGGAGGGGCGCCTCCTCGCAGGTAGCCGTAATTACCAGAAGCAGCGCATCCTGGTGGCTAAGCTGCATGAAAAAATAGCCAATCAGCGGAACGACTTTCAGAACAAACTCAGTACGGAACTCGTCAACAACCACGACGTGATCTGTGTGGAGACCCTGAATGTCACGGGGCTGGTTCGAAACCACAGGATTGCCCGTAGTCTTCATGATGTCGCGTGGTCCGCCTTTCTGTCCAAACTGACCTACAAAGCAGAGTGGTATGGGAAACAAGTGATCCGGGTGGGACGCTGGTTCCCTTCCAGCCAGCTCTGCTCGACCTGTGGGCACCGGGAAGGAAAAAAAGAACTCCACATCCGGGAATGGAGCTGTCCAAGCTGCGGAACCACGCATGACCGGGACGTAAATGCAAGCAGGAACATCCGGACAGAAGGGCTGCGTCTGCTCAATGGAACCGCCTAA
- a CDS encoding glycosyl hydrolase family 18 protein: MAFMKSKSRKTFVLGLITVLILTLFPALGANTRTANAAGDYKLVGYYASWAAYGRAFNVTDIDPAKMNVINYAFADICWNGIHGNPDPTGPNPVTWSCQNEQGQTISVPNGTIVLGDPWIDAQKSFGDDKWDDPIKGNLKQLWKLKEKNPNLKTVISVGGWTWSNRFSDVAATAATREVFANSAVDFIRKYKMDGVDLDWEYPVSGGLAGNSYRPEDKQNYILLLQTIREKLNAAGTADGKSYLLTIASGAGPAYIQNNNLSGIASVVDWINIMTYDFNGSWNTTTGHNAPLYYDPAAASSGLTEPANYNIDKAVTSYLNAGVPANKLVLGMPFYGRGWGGAPSSGNGQYQVSAGISSTGTWEKGNYDFSDLEANYINKNGYTRYWNNTSKVPYLYNPSNQTFISYDDAESIGYKASYVKSKGLAGAMFWETSGDRNKTLQNKLSAELGGGVVTPTATPTATPAATPSPTPTAIVKPTATPSATPTATPTATVKPSATPTATPTATVTPTPTPGQCTAAAWSSSAVYTQGQQASYGGVLYEAKWWTQGERPDLSGAYGAWKVIGSCGNTTPQPSVSPTATVAPSATPTATPVPTVTPGTQAWAAGVAYKAGDVVTYSGKSYTCLQAHTSLAGWEPSAAAALWKLN, encoded by the coding sequence ATGGCCTTTATGAAAAGCAAATCCCGTAAAACCTTTGTGCTTGGCCTCATAACCGTTCTTATCCTGACGCTATTTCCGGCTCTGGGGGCAAATACCAGAACGGCTAATGCAGCCGGAGATTACAAGCTGGTAGGATACTATGCCTCATGGGCCGCATACGGCCGGGCATTTAATGTCACAGATATTGATCCGGCGAAAATGAATGTCATCAACTATGCCTTTGCCGACATCTGCTGGAACGGGATCCATGGCAATCCGGACCCGACCGGGCCGAATCCGGTAACCTGGTCCTGCCAGAATGAGCAGGGGCAGACGATCAGTGTCCCGAACGGGACCATTGTCCTGGGTGATCCCTGGATTGATGCCCAGAAGAGCTTCGGCGACGATAAATGGGATGATCCGATCAAGGGCAATCTGAAGCAGCTCTGGAAGCTGAAGGAGAAGAATCCGAACCTGAAGACAGTTATCTCCGTCGGCGGCTGGACGTGGTCAAACCGCTTCTCGGATGTGGCGGCTACTGCCGCGACCCGTGAGGTGTTCGCGAATTCCGCTGTTGATTTCATCCGCAAATATAAGATGGACGGCGTAGATCTGGACTGGGAATATCCGGTCAGCGGCGGACTTGCCGGCAACAGCTACCGTCCTGAGGATAAGCAGAACTATATCCTGCTGCTCCAGACAATCCGGGAGAAGCTGAACGCCGCCGGAACCGCAGACGGGAAGAGCTATCTGCTGACCATCGCATCCGGTGCAGGACCGGCTTATATCCAGAATAACAATCTTAGCGGAATTGCTTCTGTGGTCGACTGGATTAACATTATGACCTACGATTTCAACGGAAGCTGGAATACGACTACCGGACATAACGCGCCGCTCTACTATGACCCTGCGGCAGCTTCATCGGGACTTACAGAGCCGGCGAATTACAATATCGATAAAGCGGTCACCAGCTATTTAAATGCCGGAGTGCCGGCCAATAAACTGGTGCTCGGCATGCCGTTCTACGGCCGGGGCTGGGGCGGCGCGCCAAGCAGCGGCAACGGGCAATACCAGGTATCCGCCGGAATCTCCTCAACCGGAACCTGGGAGAAGGGCAACTATGATTTCAGTGACCTGGAAGCCAATTACATCAACAAGAACGGCTACACCCGATACTGGAACAACACTTCCAAGGTGCCTTATCTTTATAACCCGTCCAACCAGACGTTCATCAGCTATGATGATGCGGAATCCATTGGCTACAAGGCAAGCTATGTGAAAAGCAAAGGCCTGGCCGGGGCCATGTTCTGGGAGACCAGCGGCGACCGTAACAAAACGCTGCAGAATAAATTGAGTGCCGAGCTTGGCGGCGGAGTTGTAACTCCAACCGCTACACCAACCGCAACCCCTGCGGCCACGCCAAGCCCTACACCAACGGCCATAGTGAAGCCGACTGCTACACCGTCGGCAACGCCAACCGCTACACCGACAGCTACGGTCAAACCATCGGCTACTCCAACGGCCACCCCGACCGCAACCGTCACGCCGACACCGACTCCGGGCCAATGTACGGCAGCGGCATGGAGTTCATCTGCCGTCTACACGCAAGGGCAGCAGGCCTCCTATGGCGGAGTGCTCTATGAAGCCAAATGGTGGACGCAAGGCGAGCGGCCGGATCTCAGCGGCGCGTATGGGGCCTGGAAGGTTATAGGCAGCTGCGGCAATACTACACCTCAGCCTTCAGTATCCCCGACCGCTACAGTAGCCCCTTCGGCTACGCCGACAGCGACACCGGTGCCGACAGTGACACCGGGAACCCAGGCCTGGGCGGCTGGAGTTGCCTATAAAGCTGGTGATGTTGTCACCTACAGCGGCAAATCCTACACTTGCCTGCAGGCACATACCTCGCTGGCAGGCTGGGAGCCGTCTGCTGCAGCTGCACTCTGGAAGCTGAATTGA
- a CDS encoding cupin domain-containing protein, with amino-acid sequence MTQKEISPLVESLGLLPHVEGGWYKRIWNSSFEISREALGERYSGPRASASSIYFLLHADEASEWHTVLSAEIWLHHTGSPVVLSLGGSGAQPENVTEVILGSDIAAGQQPQVVIPAGVWQAARPLGEEPVLVSCIVSPEFHFDDFKLIEKN; translated from the coding sequence ATGACGCAAAAAGAAATTTCCCCGCTCGTAGAATCGCTGGGGCTGCTGCCTCACGTGGAAGGCGGATGGTACAAGAGAATCTGGAATTCATCCTTTGAGATTTCCCGGGAGGCGCTGGGGGAAAGGTATTCGGGGCCGCGTGCCTCGGCTTCCTCGATTTATTTCCTGCTGCATGCAGATGAAGCTTCGGAATGGCATACGGTGCTGTCCGCTGAAATCTGGCTGCATCATACCGGCAGCCCGGTTGTGCTGAGCCTGGGCGGCAGCGGTGCGCAGCCGGAGAATGTCACGGAAGTGATTCTCGGTTCCGATATCGCCGCCGGCCAGCAGCCGCAGGTGGTCATCCCGGCCGGTGTCTGGCAGGCTGCCCGCCCGCTTGGTGAAGAGCCGGTGCTGGTCTCCTGTATCGTGTCCCCGGAGTTCCACTTCGATGATTTCAAGCTGATTGAGAAGAACTAA